Proteins found in one Acanthopagrus latus isolate v.2019 chromosome 3, fAcaLat1.1, whole genome shotgun sequence genomic segment:
- the LOC119017381 gene encoding sperm acrosome membrane-associated protein 4-like, which produces MGKVLFGIIAVVASIMLVDSLTCNECKYGLLGFCLSNNQITCATNTSQCSSGKTSFPSISTSIGFNTLGCTESTSCNITANATIIGVAYTSVLNCCGTDKCNTVALSGAPSTKMTLTAAVSAAILASVWGSML; this is translated from the exons ATGGGAAAGGTCCTATTTGGAATCATTGCAGTTGTTGCATCTATCATGCTGG TGGACTCCCTGACCTGCAACGAATGCAAGTATGGCCTGTTGGGCTTCTGCCTCAGCAACAATCAGATAACCTGCGCCACCAACACCAGCCAGTGCTCCAGTGGAAAAACAA GCTTCCCATCAATCTCCACCTCCATCGGCTTCAACACACTGGGCTGCACTGAGAGCACTTCGTGCAACATTACAGCCAACGCCACCATCATCGGTGTCGCATACACGTCGGTGCTCAACTGCTGCGGGACAGACAAGTGCAACACCGTTGCGCTCAGTGGCGCCCCGTCCACCAAGATGACCCTCACTGCCGCCGTCAGTGCAGCCATCCTGGCCTCCGTGTGGGGAAGCATGCTGTAA